In a single window of the Solea solea chromosome 14, fSolSol10.1, whole genome shotgun sequence genome:
- the slc9a6a gene encoding sodium/hydrogen exchanger 6a isoform X2, with product MVFRVTVNGARRATRTLWLLLLVILSVGICVCRASSLSPEESNSMENTIVTEKKAEASHRQDSADLLIFIMLLTLTILTIWLFKHRRFRFLHETGLAMIYGLIVGVILRYGIHVPRDVSNVTLSCQVNVSPATLLVNVSGKFYEYTLKGEINPTESKDVADNEMLRKVTFDPEVFFNILLPPIIFHAGYSLKRRHFFRNMGSILAYAFLGTVISCFVIGLLMYGCVTLMKQVGQLDGDFFFTDCLFFGAIVSATDPVTVLAIFNELQVDVDLYALLFGESVLNDAVALVLSSSIVAYQPEGDNSHTFEVMAMLKSFGVFLGVFSGSFALGVATGVVTALVTKFTKLRDFQLLETALFFLMSWSTFLLAEACGFTGVVAVLFCGITQAHYTYNNLSPESQDRTKQLFELLNFLAENFIFSYMGLALFTFQNHIFNPMFVVGAFLAVFLGRAANIYPLSFLLNLGRRNKIRSNFQHMMMFAGLRGAMTFALSIRDTATYARQMMFSTTLLVVFFTVWVCGGGTTQMLSCQRIRVGVDSDQDNSMSISDGSIERRSTKQESAWLFRIWYTFDHNYLKPILTHSGPPLTATLPPCCGPLAHLLTSPLAYENEGELKDDDSDLILTDRDMNLTYGDITVSTDASGAHSSGGAAFSGIGADDLDRELAYGDHELVMRGTRLVLPMDDSEPPFSDPQHRLRM from the exons ATGGTGTTCAGAGTGACTGTCAACGGCGCGAGGAGGGCGACGAGGacgctgtggctgctgctgctggtgatcCTGTCTGTGGGCATCTGCGTGTGCCGAGCATCATCATTATCTCCGGAGGAGAGCAATTCCATGGAGAACACCATCGTGACAGAGAAGAAGGCTGAGGCGAGCCACAGGCAGGACAGCGCAGACCTGCTCATCTTCATCATGCTGCTCACCCTCACCATCCTCACCATTTGGCTCTTCAAACACCGGCGCTTCAGGTTCCTGCACGAAACTGGGCTGGCGATGATTTATG GCTTAATCGTTGGCGTGATCTTGCGCTACGGCATCCATGTTCCCCGGGACGTTAGCAACGTCACGCTGAGTTGCCAGGTTAATGTGAGCCCTGCCACCCTGCTGGTCAATGTCAGTGGCAAATTTTATGAGTACACACTGAAGGGGGAGATCAACCCCACTGAATCGAAGGATGTGGCCGACAATGAGATGCTGCGAAAG GTTACCTTTGACCCTGAAGTGTTCTTCAACATTCTTCTACCGCCCATCATCTTCCATGCTGGTTACAGCCTGAAAAGG AGACACTTTTTCCGTAACATGGGATCCATCCTGGCTTATGCATTTCTGGGAacagtcatttcctgttttgttaTCGG GTTGCTGATGTATGGCTGCGTGACGCTAATGAAGCAGGTTGGACAGCTGGACGGAGACTTTTTCTTCACCGACTGTCTGTTCTTTGGAGCCATCGTCTCTGCCACAGACCCCG TGACAGTCCTGGCTATCTTCAACGAGCTGCAGGTTGACGTGGATCTGTACGCCTTGCTGTTCGGAGAGAGCGTGCTCAACGACGCCGTGGCTCTGGTTCTGTCCTC GTCTATAGTAGCGTACCAGCCGGAAGGAGACAACAGTCACACCTTCGAGGTGATGGCAATGCTGAAATCTTTTGGGGTTTTCCTCGGTGTATTCAGTGGCTCGTTTGCTCTGGGAGTGGCCACCGGAGTCGTCACTGCTCTC GTGACCAAGTTCACCAAGTTGAGGGATTTCCAGCTGTTGGAGACGGCGCTTTTCTTCCTCATGTCATGGAGCACATTCCTGTTGGCTGAGGCTTGTGGTTTCACtg GTGTGGTAGCAGTGCTGTTCTGTGGAATCACTCAGGCCCATTACACGTACAACAACCTGTCTCCCGAGTCCCAGGACCGAACCAAACAG CTGTTTGAACTGCTGAATTTCTTGGCGGAAAACTTCATCTTCTCCTACATGGGCCTGGCCCTGTTCACCTTCCAGAACCACATCTTTAATCCGATGTTCGTCGTCGGAGCTTTC CTGGCTGTGTTCTTGGGAAGAGCCGCTAACATCTACCCTCTGTCATTCCTTCTTAATCTGGGACGACGCAACAAAATTAGATCCAACTTTCAACACATGATGATGTTTGCGG GACTCCGGGGTGCCATGACGTTTGCCCTGTCCATCAGGGACACCGCGACGTACGCCCGTCAGATGATGTTTTCCACCACACTGCTCGTGGTTTTCTTCACTGTTTGGGTTTGTGGAGGCGGCACCACCCAGATGTTGTCCTGCCAGCGCATACG AGTGGGAGTGGACTCGGATCAAGATAACTCT atgAGTATCAGTGATGGATCGATAGAGAGAAGAAGCACCAAACAAGAAAGTGCTTGGCTTTTCAGAATTTGGTACACCTTTGACCACAA CTACCTGAAGCCCATCCTGACTCACAGTGGCCCCCCTCTCACGGCCACGCTGCCTCCCTGCTGTGGCCCCCTCGCCCACTTGCTCACCAGCCCTCTGGCCTATGAG aATGAAGGTGAGTTGAAGGACGACGACTCTGACCTCATCCTGACGGACAGGGACATGAACCTGACCTATGGCGACATCACCGTCAGCACGGATGCCTCAGGTGCGCACAGCAGCGGCGGCGCAGCCTTTTCCGGCATCGGCGCCGACGACTTGGACAGAGAGCTCGCGTACGGGGATCACGAGCTGGTGATGCGGGGCACGCGCCTGGTGCTGCCCATGGATGACTCGGAGCCGCCCTTCTCCGACCCCCAGCACCGCCTGCGGATGTGA
- the taf7 gene encoding transcription initiation factor TFIID subunit 7: MTSKTKVGKTGSKNKEDAPYELESQFILRLPLEYASTVRRIAQSSSMNMKDRLTIELHPDGRHGIVRVDRVPLACKLVDLPCMIESLKTVDKKTFYKTADVCQMLVCSLDGDLYPPLEEPTGTDPKSKKKDKDKDKKFVWNHGITCPLKNTRKRRFRKTAKKKYIESPDVEKEVKRLLSTDADAVSVRWEIIAEDESKEADQHGSLANLDSSPGTSGHKMGHGSSAQRDELREIFNDISSSSEDEEDEVDRHEDEDLNIMDTEDDLVRQLQDKLNESDSAQHESDRNNQIVMEFQVQINSVKAKLQDTRARKKQQEELIMKVENQALKNRFQALLDEIIQQEEREMEQLASLQEQLDSLIEK, encoded by the exons ATGACTTCTAAAACAAAAG TTGGCAAGACCGGCTCCAAGAATAAGGAGGATGCTCCTTATGAGCTGGAGAGCCAGTTCATCCTGAGGTTGCCTTTG gaGTATGCTTCAACAGTGAGACGAATTGCACAGTCTAGCAGTATGAACATGAAAGACAGACTCACCATTGAGTTGCACC CCGATGGTCGCCATGGCATCGTGAGAGTTGACCGTGTCCCTTTGGCCTGCAAACTGGTGGATCTGCCTTGTATGATTGAGTCTCTGAAAACTGTGGACAAGAAGACATTTTATAAAACTGCTGATGTCTGCCAG ATGCTGGTATGTTCACTAGATGGAGACCTTTACCCTCCGCTAGAGGAGCCAACTGGCACCGATCCTAAGAGCAAGAAGAAGGATAAAGACAAGGACAAGAAATTTGTTTGGAACCACGGCA tcACCTGCCCCCTGAAGAACACACGCAAGAGGAGATTTCGGAAGACTGCGAAAAAGAAG TACATTGAATCCCCTGATgtggagaaggaggtgaagagatTGTTGAGCACAGATGCAGACGCTGTTAGTGTTC GATGGGAAATAATAGCAGAGGACGAGTCCAAGGAAGCAGACCAACACGGCTCTCTGGCAAACCTGGACTCCTCGCCCGGGACCTCGGGGCACAAGATGGGTCATGGGTCCTCTG CCCAGCGTGACGAGCTGAGGGAGATCTTCAATGACATCAGCAGCTCCAGtgaggacgaggaggatgaAGTGGACCGACACGAGGACGAGGACCTGAATATCATGGACACAGAGGATGATCTCGTCCGACAGCTCCAAGACAAACTGAACGAGTCTGATTCTGCGCAGCATGAGAGTGACAGAAACAACCAGATAG tTATGGAGTTCCAGGTGCAGATCAACAGTGTTAAGGCTAAGCTACAGGATACCCGCGCACGAAAGAAACAACAGGAGGAGCTCATCATGAAAGTGGAAAACCAGGCACTCAAA AACCGTTTCCAGGCCTTGTTAGATGAGATTATTCAGCAGGAGGAGCGGGAGATGGAGCAG CTGGCCTCCCTGCAAGAGCAACTTGACTCACTGATAGAGAagtga
- the slc9a6a gene encoding sodium/hydrogen exchanger 6a isoform X1 has protein sequence MVFRVTVNGARRATRTLWLLLLVILSVGICVCRASSLSPEESNSMENTIVTEKKAEASHRQDSADLLIFIMLLTLTILTIWLFKHRRFRFLHETGLAMIYGLIVGVILRYGIHVPRDVSNVTLSCQVNVSPATLLVNVSGKFYEYTLKGEINPTESKDVADNEMLRKVTFDPEVFFNILLPPIIFHAGYSLKRRHFFRNMGSILAYAFLGTVISCFVIGLLMYGCVTLMKQVGQLDGDFFFTDCLFFGAIVSATDPVTVLAIFNELQVDVDLYALLFGESVLNDAVALVLSSIISYNGRHGRVDSPCGESQTSPVNGSIVAYQPEGDNSHTFEVMAMLKSFGVFLGVFSGSFALGVATGVVTALVTKFTKLRDFQLLETALFFLMSWSTFLLAEACGFTGVVAVLFCGITQAHYTYNNLSPESQDRTKQLFELLNFLAENFIFSYMGLALFTFQNHIFNPMFVVGAFLAVFLGRAANIYPLSFLLNLGRRNKIRSNFQHMMMFAGLRGAMTFALSIRDTATYARQMMFSTTLLVVFFTVWVCGGGTTQMLSCQRIRVGVDSDQDNSMSISDGSIERRSTKQESAWLFRIWYTFDHNYLKPILTHSGPPLTATLPPCCGPLAHLLTSPLAYENEGELKDDDSDLILTDRDMNLTYGDITVSTDASGAHSSGGAAFSGIGADDLDRELAYGDHELVMRGTRLVLPMDDSEPPFSDPQHRLRM, from the exons ATGGTGTTCAGAGTGACTGTCAACGGCGCGAGGAGGGCGACGAGGacgctgtggctgctgctgctggtgatcCTGTCTGTGGGCATCTGCGTGTGCCGAGCATCATCATTATCTCCGGAGGAGAGCAATTCCATGGAGAACACCATCGTGACAGAGAAGAAGGCTGAGGCGAGCCACAGGCAGGACAGCGCAGACCTGCTCATCTTCATCATGCTGCTCACCCTCACCATCCTCACCATTTGGCTCTTCAAACACCGGCGCTTCAGGTTCCTGCACGAAACTGGGCTGGCGATGATTTATG GCTTAATCGTTGGCGTGATCTTGCGCTACGGCATCCATGTTCCCCGGGACGTTAGCAACGTCACGCTGAGTTGCCAGGTTAATGTGAGCCCTGCCACCCTGCTGGTCAATGTCAGTGGCAAATTTTATGAGTACACACTGAAGGGGGAGATCAACCCCACTGAATCGAAGGATGTGGCCGACAATGAGATGCTGCGAAAG GTTACCTTTGACCCTGAAGTGTTCTTCAACATTCTTCTACCGCCCATCATCTTCCATGCTGGTTACAGCCTGAAAAGG AGACACTTTTTCCGTAACATGGGATCCATCCTGGCTTATGCATTTCTGGGAacagtcatttcctgttttgttaTCGG GTTGCTGATGTATGGCTGCGTGACGCTAATGAAGCAGGTTGGACAGCTGGACGGAGACTTTTTCTTCACCGACTGTCTGTTCTTTGGAGCCATCGTCTCTGCCACAGACCCCG TGACAGTCCTGGCTATCTTCAACGAGCTGCAGGTTGACGTGGATCTGTACGCCTTGCTGTTCGGAGAGAGCGTGCTCAACGACGCCGTGGCTCTGGTTCTGTCCTC AATTATAAGTTATAATGGCAGGCACGGCAGAGTGGACAGTCCCTGTGGAGAGTCTCAGACCAGTCCAGTGAACGG GTCTATAGTAGCGTACCAGCCGGAAGGAGACAACAGTCACACCTTCGAGGTGATGGCAATGCTGAAATCTTTTGGGGTTTTCCTCGGTGTATTCAGTGGCTCGTTTGCTCTGGGAGTGGCCACCGGAGTCGTCACTGCTCTC GTGACCAAGTTCACCAAGTTGAGGGATTTCCAGCTGTTGGAGACGGCGCTTTTCTTCCTCATGTCATGGAGCACATTCCTGTTGGCTGAGGCTTGTGGTTTCACtg GTGTGGTAGCAGTGCTGTTCTGTGGAATCACTCAGGCCCATTACACGTACAACAACCTGTCTCCCGAGTCCCAGGACCGAACCAAACAG CTGTTTGAACTGCTGAATTTCTTGGCGGAAAACTTCATCTTCTCCTACATGGGCCTGGCCCTGTTCACCTTCCAGAACCACATCTTTAATCCGATGTTCGTCGTCGGAGCTTTC CTGGCTGTGTTCTTGGGAAGAGCCGCTAACATCTACCCTCTGTCATTCCTTCTTAATCTGGGACGACGCAACAAAATTAGATCCAACTTTCAACACATGATGATGTTTGCGG GACTCCGGGGTGCCATGACGTTTGCCCTGTCCATCAGGGACACCGCGACGTACGCCCGTCAGATGATGTTTTCCACCACACTGCTCGTGGTTTTCTTCACTGTTTGGGTTTGTGGAGGCGGCACCACCCAGATGTTGTCCTGCCAGCGCATACG AGTGGGAGTGGACTCGGATCAAGATAACTCT atgAGTATCAGTGATGGATCGATAGAGAGAAGAAGCACCAAACAAGAAAGTGCTTGGCTTTTCAGAATTTGGTACACCTTTGACCACAA CTACCTGAAGCCCATCCTGACTCACAGTGGCCCCCCTCTCACGGCCACGCTGCCTCCCTGCTGTGGCCCCCTCGCCCACTTGCTCACCAGCCCTCTGGCCTATGAG aATGAAGGTGAGTTGAAGGACGACGACTCTGACCTCATCCTGACGGACAGGGACATGAACCTGACCTATGGCGACATCACCGTCAGCACGGATGCCTCAGGTGCGCACAGCAGCGGCGGCGCAGCCTTTTCCGGCATCGGCGCCGACGACTTGGACAGAGAGCTCGCGTACGGGGATCACGAGCTGGTGATGCGGGGCACGCGCCTGGTGCTGCCCATGGATGACTCGGAGCCGCCCTTCTCCGACCCCCAGCACCGCCTGCGGATGTGA